The Agaribacterium sp. ZY112 genome includes the window GGATAATAAAATCGCTTTGGCGATCATGGAGGCGCTTGGTGAGCCGTTAATGACAAGCTCCTTGATTCTACCTGGTGATGAGCAGCCCTTAACAGATCCCTACGATATTCGTGAAACCCTCGAGCATCAGCTCGACTTGGTGATTGACGGGGGGTATTGTGGCATGGAACCTACTACGGTAATCGATCTGACGGGTGACGAACCAAAACTCTTGCGCCAAGGTTGTGGGGCTGTTGAAGAGGGCGAATATCTTTCTTAGGAAAGCGTTGCTATTCCCGCTATAATGGGCGTTTTGCTAGCGCCCTGCGCGGAGAATACCCTTTGTCAGAAACCACGGAATCTGAACCTCTAGAATCACAAGATACGAGTGTTGCGCCTGAAAGCCAAACTGTGCCTGAATCTTCAGATGCACAGCCGCAGGCTGATGTCAGTGCAAAACCTGAGTCCGACTCTGTTCAGCCTGAACAAGGTGAAATGCCTTTTGCGGTTGTCGAAGGTAAGGCGCTGACTGAGCTTCCTAAAGATCTGTATATCCCACCTGACGCGCTTGAAGTTATTCTTGAGGCCTTTGAAGGGCCTTTAGATTTATTACTTTATCTTATCCGTAAACAGAACCTAGATATTCTCTCTATCAATGTGAGTGAAATCACTCGTCAATACGTTGCTTATGTTGAGATGATGCAAAATATGCAGTTTGAATTAGCTGCTGAATATCTGGTGATGGCAGCTATGTTGGCGGAAATTAAATCGCGCATGTTATTGCCTCGTTCTAACGAAGGTGAAGATGAAGATGAGGAAGACCCTCGTGCTCAGTTAATTCGACGTTTACAAGAGTACGAGCGCTTTAAAAAGGCAGCAGAAGATATTGATGAAATGCCGCGTATGCATCGTGATCTCCATGTGGCTAAAGCCGAGGGGCCGGATCGAAATTCAACTCGTCCAGATCCTGAGGTGGATATCAAAGAATTACTGTTGGCTTTATCAGAAGTGATGCGTCGTGCAGATTTATTCGAAAGCCACCAAATTCAGAAAGAAAAACTGAGTACTCGCCAGCGTATGACCGAAGTGCTAGATCGACTTCGCGGCCGCCAATTCACCCCTTTTGTTAGCTTGTTTACTCATGAAGAGGGGCGCTTAGGGGTGGTAGTGACATTTTTGGCCGTCATGGAATTAGTCAAAGAAAAACTGGTGGAAATTGTACAAACAGAGGCCTTTGGGGCTATTCATGTCAAAGCCAAATCGGAATAGGGTGTAGGCAGGTAAAAACAATGACAGATGAAGACATAAAAAACGAAGCACAGCCCGAAGAGGCAGAGTCTGAGGTCCTTACCAAAGAAGCAGAGCTTGAAGCTTCCGAACAAGAAAGTGAAGACAACGACGCGATTGAAGAAATTGATAGTAAAACCTTGGCAGCTGCAGAGAAGCGTGCGCGAGCTTTAAGTGATGAAGAAAAGCAAGCCAAGCTTAAGAGTTTAAAGCCCATACTTGAAGGCGCCTTATTAGCTTTGGGCGAAGCGATGCCGCTGAAACGTATGCAGAGCTTATTTGAAGAACATGAAATACCGTCAAAGGGCTTACTGTTAGAAGCTCTGAATATGATTCAAGGCGATTGTGATGGGCGCGGTTTTGCCTTAGTCGAAGTGGGCTCGGGCTGGCGCTTTCAGGTACGAGAAGACTACGCTCCTTGGGTCAATCGCTTATGGGATGAGAAGCCGCAAAAATACAGCCGAGCTTTATTAGAAACCTTGGCTTTGATTGCTTACAGGCAGCCTCTAACTCGTGGTGATATTGAAGAAGTGCGCGGTGTTGCCGTCAGCTCTCATATTATGAAAACCTTAACTGAGCGCGAATGGGTGAAAATTGTTGGTCATAGGGATGTACCCGGGCGACCAGCCTTATATGCAACCACCCGCCAGTTTCTCGATTATTTTGGTTTAAAGAGTTTGGATGAGCTACCAAGCCTTGGCGAGCTAAAAGACATAGACAGTTTAAATGCTGACTTAGAACTCGATGAGAAAAAACCGGATACCGCTATTAGCTCTGATGATCTTGCTCCTAAGCCAATTGATTTTTCACAAGTTGAAGAAATTGAAGACCCGCAGGACGAATCAGAGGAGCAGAACACGGATTCGCAGCCTTCCGAACTCGCTGGTTCACAAGAGCAGGACGGTGACAAAGAGCAAGCTTCAACGGAGAGCGAAGCAGAGCATTCTAGTGATGACAGTTTAGAACATCACTTGGATGAGAGTTTAGATGGAGGTGAGGAGCAGCATCGTGATGAGCAAAATATCGATGCTGCGGATGCAGAGCCAGAAAATATCAATGACGAGCAAGTCGCCTCTGGCTTTGAAAAAGAGCAGAGCTTAGTTGATCAGCAAAACGAAGTGGATGATGTCAGTGTTGATGAATTGACTACTGAACTTGAGCAGGAAAATGATGAAGCGCTAGCTCATGTCGCTAGTGAAAATGAGGGCGAGCCTTTACAAAAGCGTGAAGAGCCCGCCGCTGAAAATAGTTTATTTGGCAGTGTCACTGCCGACTTATATCAAGAAGATAAAGACGATGAGTGATAACGAAAAAATTGAAGTTGCAGAGCAGCCAGAAGAAAAACCAGAAGGTGAAAAACTGCAAAAAGTACTGGCTCGTTGTGGTTTAGGTTCGCGTCGCGAACTTGAGCGAGAGATTGCTGCGGGTAAAGTCACGGTCAATGGTACCCTTGCAAAACTCGGTGATCGCGTTAATTTGGAAGACACTGTGGAGCTTAATGGCAAGCGTGTACGCTTGGCCGCTGCAGATGAAGATACACGTGTATTACTTTACAACAAGCCAGAAGGGGAAATTTGTACGCGCAATGACCCTGAAGGCCGACGCACTGTATTTGATAAATTACCGCGTGTTAATAGCGGTCGCTGGATCCAAATTGGTCGTTTAGATATTAATACTTCAGGCTTATTGTTGTTCACCAATAGTGGTGACTTGGCTAATAAGCTAATGCACCCTTCATCTGAAATTGATAGAGAATATTTGGTACGTGTTCGCGGTGAACTAACAGATGAGATGCGAACGAGTTTGTTAAGTGGTGTTGAACTTGAAGATGGCAAAGCCTGTTTTACTGATATTGCCGAGTCGCCAAATAACGAAGAAGGTGCATCACATAATTGGTATTACTGTGCCTTGATGGAAGGCCGAAATCGCGAAGTGCGCCGTTTATGGGAAAGCCAAGGTTTAACCGTAACCCGACTTAAACGTGTACGCTTTGGTAATATTTTTGTGCCTTCGCACGTGCGTGTTGGCCAGTGGATTGAGCTTAGCTATAAAGAGCTGAGAGAACTGCATGAAACCGCCGGTTTACCTGCGCCGAAAAAACGCCGCTTCCAACAGAGCCTTCAAGATAAGCGCGAGCGCCATATTAGAAAATTAAGGTCATCGTCTAAAGGCAGTCGTAATTCGCGTTAAGAGTTAGTTTACTTTCAGCTC containing:
- a CDS encoding pseudouridine synthase — protein: MSDNEKIEVAEQPEEKPEGEKLQKVLARCGLGSRRELEREIAAGKVTVNGTLAKLGDRVNLEDTVELNGKRVRLAAADEDTRVLLYNKPEGEICTRNDPEGRRTVFDKLPRVNSGRWIQIGRLDINTSGLLLFTNSGDLANKLMHPSSEIDREYLVRVRGELTDEMRTSLLSGVELEDGKACFTDIAESPNNEEGASHNWYYCALMEGRNREVRRLWESQGLTVTRLKRVRFGNIFVPSHVRVGQWIELSYKELRELHETAGLPAPKKRRFQQSLQDKRERHIRKLRSSSKGSRNSR
- a CDS encoding ScpA family protein gives rise to the protein MSETTESEPLESQDTSVAPESQTVPESSDAQPQADVSAKPESDSVQPEQGEMPFAVVEGKALTELPKDLYIPPDALEVILEAFEGPLDLLLYLIRKQNLDILSINVSEITRQYVAYVEMMQNMQFELAAEYLVMAAMLAEIKSRMLLPRSNEGEDEDEEDPRAQLIRRLQEYERFKKAAEDIDEMPRMHRDLHVAKAEGPDRNSTRPDPEVDIKELLLALSEVMRRADLFESHQIQKEKLSTRQRMTEVLDRLRGRQFTPFVSLFTHEEGRLGVVVTFLAVMELVKEKLVEIVQTEAFGAIHVKAKSE
- the scpB gene encoding SMC-Scp complex subunit ScpB, which translates into the protein MTDEDIKNEAQPEEAESEVLTKEAELEASEQESEDNDAIEEIDSKTLAAAEKRARALSDEEKQAKLKSLKPILEGALLALGEAMPLKRMQSLFEEHEIPSKGLLLEALNMIQGDCDGRGFALVEVGSGWRFQVREDYAPWVNRLWDEKPQKYSRALLETLALIAYRQPLTRGDIEEVRGVAVSSHIMKTLTEREWVKIVGHRDVPGRPALYATTRQFLDYFGLKSLDELPSLGELKDIDSLNADLELDEKKPDTAISSDDLAPKPIDFSQVEEIEDPQDESEEQNTDSQPSELAGSQEQDGDKEQASTESEAEHSSDDSLEHHLDESLDGGEEQHRDEQNIDAADAEPENINDEQVASGFEKEQSLVDQQNEVDDVSVDELTTELEQENDEALAHVASENEGEPLQKREEPAAENSLFGSVTADLYQEDKDDE